The nucleotide sequence GGGATGATCTCGGAGACGATGCCGAAGAACGGCAGCGCCAGGATGTAGACCTCGGGGTGGCCGAAGAACCAGAAGAGGTGCTGCCACAGCACCGCCCCGCCGTTGGCCGGGTCGAAGATGTGCCCACCCAGGGTCCGGTCCATGCCGAGGGCGAACAGTGCAGCGGTGAAAGGCGGGAACGCCATGATCACGAGCAGCGAGGTGATGAGCGTGTTCCAGGTGAACAGGCCCATCCGCCACACGGTCATGCCGGGGGCGCGCATCGCGATGATCGTGGTGATGAAGTTGACCGCGCCCATGATCGTGCCGAAACCGGACAAAATCAGGCCGAACACCCACAGGTCACCACCGGAGCCTGGGGTGAAAGAAGCGTTGCTCAGCGGTGCGTAGGCGTACCAGCCGAAGGAGGCCGCGCCCTGCGGGGTGAGGAAGCCGGCGGTCGCGATCAGCGAGCCGAACAGGAAGAACCAGAACGCCAGGGCGTTGAGCCGCGGGAAGGCGACGTCGGGGGCGCCGATCTGCAGGGGGACGATGACGTTGGCGAAGCCGACGAACAGCGGGGTGCCGAACATCAGCAGCATCAGCGTGCCGTGCATGGTGAACAGCTGGTTGTACTGCTCCTTGGTCTCCAGGATCTGCATGCCCGGGGCGAAGAGCTCGGCGCGGATCAGCAGCGCCATGACGCCGGCGAGGCAGAAGAAGGCGAAGGAGGTGATCAGGTACATGTACCCGATCGTCTTGTGGTCGGTGGAGGTCAACCACTGCACCACCATCCGGCCTTTGGAGCGCGGCACGACCGTCGGGTGGGCTGTGCTTCGGAGCTGGTCGGCGGTGTAATCATAAATAGCCATGCGGTCTCCTCGGGCCCAAATGCCGTACGTATTCAAACGCCGATTACCGTAGCGCACATAGCTGGAGCTGCTCGGGGACGATTCTTGTACCGCCATCCGTGGAAATTTCCCTGACATCGGCCACCGAGCCTTTTAGGGCGGCACGCGTCCCCGCCACAGCGCGGTCAACGGCTCCCCGTACCGTCCGCACGCACCACAAAGGCATGTGCCGCCCGCCACGAGGCGCCATAATTTGCAGGACATTAATAGGAAAAAGTCGAGAAAAATTTACAACTTCATCAAATCTTGATTGTTTTCTTTATAGTTCCTATACATTCCCGAATGGGATTGTGATTGTTTCGTGATCTTCTTGTACTCTTCGATGCGTGCCGGCCACTGATCCTGTCGGCGCCTTCGGGCACATCGCCGAATTCTGCCGGTGCCCGAGGTTCATTACACAGAAACTGCTTGGCAGAAGCGGGGGAACCACATGCGGTCCCGATGATTCGGGTCCTAGGGGTTAAGTCGCCAGAGCATCCCGCCCTGCGACCGGGTGTCTCCCACCCGCATCCGACAGCTCACCTCGTAGGCAAAGGGAGGAGTACATCCATGGCATTCTTCAAGCACACTTCTGCTCGTCACCGCGCCGAGACCCCCTCGTGCCGGGCGCGTAACACCACCATCGCTGCTGCTGCTGGCGTGGCAATCCTTGGATCCGTGGCCCCGGCCCAGGCCTATGCGGAGCTCCCGGCTGCCCCGGCCGCCACGTCGTGGGCCCCGGCTTCGTCCTCTTTGGGGAGCCAGGGCTCCTACGTCACCCCGGCCCCGGTGGCGGCGCAGACGGCTTCGAGCGTGAGCCCGCAGTCCACCGCGATCACCGAGATCGCCCCCGCCACTGGCGGCATCGTGGGTACGGCCATGCAGGGTGTGGGCACCGGCTATGTCTGGGGCGGCACTTCCTTCGGTGCCTGGGACTGCTCTGGATTCACCGGGTGGGTCTACGCCCAGCAGGGTATCGATATTCCCCGCACCAGTTTCCAGCAGATCGCAGCCGCCACCCCGACCTCCACTCCGCAGCCCGGGGACCTGGTGTCTCAGAACGGTGGCAACCACATCGGCATCTACATCGGTGGCGGCAAGATGGTCTCTGCGCTGAACCCGACCCAGGGCACCTTCGTCCACTCCGTCAACGCCATGCCCCTCGATGGGTACTACACCTACCGCTGAGCTTCGCCCCACCAGTGGTGGCCGGTTGACGGGAGGCCTTCCGTCAGGTGCGAAGTGCTCCGAGAGGATCGTCATCGGCGACATATTTGGGGTACTTCGTGCCTGGATCGCAGAGTCGATCGGTCGCCACGGCCCGGCCGCCTTGCACCCGGTCGGGAAACGGCGCACGGGCGGGCTGCCCAGCGGAGCAGCGCAGAAAGTGATCATGGGCTCCACCCGTCTCCTGCCGGAGGCAGACAATCGCCTTCCCTCCCCGCAGGGGCATTGCGGCAACGGCCGCACGAGGTGCCGTGGTGGTTCGAGGACGGGGGCGCCGCAGTGGCGGACGGCACCCCCATCCGCCCACACCGTAGGGACACAAGCTGGACATTGCCCGAGCCTCGCTCGACCCCGCCCCTCTTTGATACAGATTCTGCTGTACGGTTGTGGCATGAGGATCTTGTCCCCGGTCGAGGTGATGTCCCGGTTCGGCAAAGCACTGGCCGATCCCACCCGGGCCGCGGTGCTGCTGCAGCTGCAGCAGGGCCCGGCGGTGCCCTCGGAACTGGCGGCCCAGATCGGGGTGAGCCGGCAGATCCTGTCCAACCACCTGGCCTGCCTGCGCGACTGCGGGCTGGTCGTGGGCGTGCCGGCCGGACGCAATGTGCGCTATGAGCTCTCGGACCCGAAGCTGGCCCACGCCCTGGAGGACCTGCTGGGCACGATTCTCACCGTCGAGGCGGTGTGCCAGTGCGGCACGCCGGAGTGCGCCGCCGAGGAGCTCGCCGGTGCGGCCAGCACCCAAGAGGTTCCGGCGTGAGCGGTGAGCACGATCACGCCCACGGTGCCACCGGGCGGCGGGGAAAGCTGGCAGTAGTCTTCGCCATCACCGCCACGATCATGGTCGCCGAGATCATCGGCGCGGTGATCTCGGGCAGCCTGGCGCTGCTGGCCGATGCCGGGCACATGTTCACCGACTCCGCCGGGCTGCTGATCGCGCTGATCGCGGCGACCCTGGCCCTGAAGCCGGCCACGGACAAACGCACCTGGGGGTACAAGCGGGCGGAGATCGTCGCCGCGGCCGCCCAGGCCTCGGTGCTGCTGGCCGTGGGCGGGTTCGTTGCCGTCGAAGGTATCCGCCGGCTGCTGGAGCCCCCGGAGGTCGAGTCTTCGGCCATGCTGTGGTTCGGGGTGATCGGGCTGGTCGGCAACATCATCGGGCTGATCATCCTGGCCTCGGGGCGGGGAGAGAACCTGAACATGAAGGCCGCCTTCCTGGAGGTCGCCAACGACGCCCTGGGCTCGGTGGCGGTCATCGTCTCCGCGATCGTCATCGCCACCACTGGGTGGACCCAGGCGGATGCGATCGTGTCCCTGCTGATCGCCGCCCTGATCGTGCCCCGGGCCCTGATTCTGCTGCGCGACACCATCGAGGTCCTGATGGAAACCACTCCCAAGGGTCTGGATCTGGATGAGGTCCGCACCCGCCTGGAGTCCCTGCCCCACGTGGTGGGGGTGCACGACCTGCACGCCTCACGCATCGACTCCGACACCCCGGTGCTCTCGGCCCACGTCACCGTCCACGACGGCTGCCTGAGCGCCGAGCACGCCGGTGTCGTGCTGGCGGATCTGCAGGCCTGTGTGGCCCGTGACTTCGACGTGGCCATCGAGCACTCCACCTTCCAGATCGAACCGGCCTCCCACCGCGGGGACGAGACTCTCCGCCACTAGAACCCCTCCACTCCCGGTATGCCCTGCTGCCTGAGACAGAACGGAAACCCCTTGTGAGCACTACCGCCAGTACGAGCGCCCCCCAGCGGAAACCCTCGAAGGCCAAGATCCTCGTGTGGATCCTCCTGGTCGCCATCGTGGCCGCCGTGGCCATCCCGATCCTCATCGCCCGTGCCAATTCCACCCCTGAAGTACCCGAAGATGTGGGGCAGCTGGTGCGAGAGAACAGCCGAGTGCTCTCGAAGGCCCCGGATGAGCAGGCGGTGCTGGTGGAGTTCCTGGACTACGAGTGCGAGGCCTGCCGGGCCGCCTACCCCTTCGTCGAAGACCTGCGGGCCGAGTACGGCGACACCGTCACCTTCGTGCACCGCTATTTCCCGTTGCCGGGTCACCGCAACTCCGTCAACGCCGCGGTGGCCGTGGAGGCCGCCGCCCAGCAGGGACAGTACGAGGCCATGTATCAGCGCATGTTCGAGACCCAGGCCGAATGGGGGGAATCGGCCGAGGACCAGAGCGCACTCTTCCGCGGCTTCGCCGAGGACCTCGGCCTGGACATGGCCGCCTTCGATGCCGCGGTGGCCGACCCGGCCACCGAAGAGCGGATCAAGCTCGATGTGGCTGACGGTGAAGCCCTGGGCGTGGCCGGGACCCCGACGTTCTACCTCGACGGAGAAGTGCTCAACCCCGAATCCCTGGAAGCCTTCCGGGCCGCTGTCGAGACCGCAGCCACCGACTGACCCGATGACCAGTCCATCCCGCACCACCACCACACCACCGCCCGCCCCGTCGGCGCCGGCCCTGGCAGTGGTTGGACGGCGCCGGGGCGTCGCCACCGCTGCTCTCATCGTTGTCGGCCTGATGACCCTCACCGTGCTGTGGGTGGCCCTGAGCTCCTCCGGGGCCACCGCGGCCCGGGAGGTGCTCGATCCCGGGGCGATGGTGCGCTGGGGACTGCCGGCGGCCACGACCGTGCACCATCTGGCCATGTCCATCACCTGGGCAGGGCTGGTCTTCGCCACCACCGTCGTGCCCCGGTCCACCCCGGCCCACGGCGCGAGAACACCCGGAGCCGAGCACCCGGCCTTCGCCCGGGTGCTGAACGTGGCCGCGGGGGCGGCGGCGGTGTGGACGCTGGCCGCGGTGGCGATCATCGTGCTCAGCTACGCCGACACCATCGGTGCCCCCGTCTCGGGCTCGACCGAGTTCACCGGACAGCTGGGCTACTACGTGACCCGCCTGATTCCCGGCCAGGCGTGGGCGGTGACCGCGGTGATGGCCGCGCTCACCACCACCTTGGCCGTGCTCGCCCGCTCCCCGGGGCCGGTGACCGCCACCACCGTGGTGGCCCTGGCCGCCGTCATTCCGCTGTCCCAGCTCGGGCACGTGGCCGGGGTCGATGACCACAACGGGGCCGTCAACGCTTTGGCCCTGCACCTGCTCGGGGCCGGGATCTGGACCGGCGGGATCATCGTGCTCGCCCTGCTCGTCCCGCTGTTGACCACCCCGCAGGCCACGCACGGCGTGCTGGTGCGTTTCTCCGCCCTGGCCGCGGTGGCTTTCGTCGTGGTGGCCGTCTCCGGGGTTATCAACACCGTCTACCGGATCGGTGGGTGGGACGGGCTGGCCTCCGGCTACGGGGCACTGGTGATCGCCAAGACGATCGCCACCGTGGCCCTGGGGGTGCTCGGGTACCTCAACGGCCGGGTCATTGCTGCCGGGCCTGCGAGCCGGGGCAGGGTGTGGCGGCTGATCACCGTGGAGGCCTTCATCCTCTGCGCGGTGATGGCCCTGGGCGTGGCCCTGGGGCGCACCCCCACCCCGGTGCCCCTGGAACGGGAACCGGACATCACCGCCGCCGAGATCCTCACCGGCTACCTGCTGCCCCCACCGCTGAGCGCCTCCGGGTGGGTCACCCAGTGGCGCCTGGACTGGCTGTGGATCGCCGTGGCGATCCTCGCAGCCTGCCTCTACCTGGCCGGGGCGCGACGCCTGCGCTACACCAGGACACCGTGGCCGGTGGCGCGCACGGTGGCGTTCCTGGCCGGACTCGTGCTGCTGGTCTATGTCACCTGCGGGCTGCCGGCCGTCTACGCCCCGATCCTGTTCAGCATCCACACCACCGCCCACCTGCTGCTGGCCTTCCCGGTGCCGTTGCTGCTGATCGCCGGACGACCCGGGCTTCTGGCCGCGGCCCTGGTGCCGGCCCGCACCGACGGCTCCACCGGGGCGCGCGAGCTCACCACCGCATGGCGCACCTCCCGGACCGGGGCGCTGATGGCCCACCCGATCCCGGCCGCGGTCCTGGTCCTGGCCGGGCTCGGTGTCTTCTACTACACCCCCGCCTTCGCCCTGGCCCTGCACACCCACGTCGGCCACGAACTGATGAATACCACCGCCCTGGTCCTGGGCCTGATCTTCGCCGCCGCCGTGCTGGTCCCACCACGCGACCGGGCTGCGGTGCACACCCAAGCTCTGACGCTGGTCGGGACAGCCACCGCCCTGGGGCTCTGGGCGGGGGCCACCGCCCTGTCCCCAGCGCTGATCCAACCGGAGTGGTTCTCCGGGCTGGGGAGGGACTGGGGCCCCGCCCCGCTGGCGGACCAGCAATCCGCGGCCAGCTCCATCCTCCTGGCCGGGGCCCTGCCCCTGTTGGCCACCGCCCTGGCCGTCCTGGCCCGAAGACCCCAGGCCGACACCCCTGTCATCGACAACGGAACCGTCAAGGACACCCACCATGGCTGACCCCACCACCAGCACCACCCATCACACCGACGCCGGCCCGGCCACCGAGACCCACCTGCCCGGCTTCGCCCGGTACCGGCCCTTCGCGGTCCTGCTGCTGGTGACCGGGGTGATCGGTTGGATCGCCTCCGGTGTCCTGGTGCTCGAGCGCCTGGCCCTCTACCGCGACCCCGGCCACGTCACCAGCTGCGACATCAACCCCTGGGTCTCCTGCGGGCAGGTCATGGGCACCTGGCAGTCGGAACTGTTCGGCTTCCCCAACCCGCTGATCGGCATCGTCGCCTTCGCCGTGGTCATTACCACCGCCATGGCGGCCCTCTCGGGGGCGCGGTTCGGGCGCTGGTACTGGATCGGGCTGCAGGTCGGGGTCACCGCCGGGGCGGTGTTCGCGATCTGGTTGTGGTCCCAGGCGCTGTTCTCCATCTACATCCTGTGCCTGTACTGCATGATCGTGTGGGCGGCGATGATCCCGCTGACCATCCTGCTCACCATCCGCAACATGGTCCACGGCATCATCCCCGCCCCGCCCGGGCTGGCCCGCTTCGCCGCCGACTGGGCCTGGACCCTGGTCGCCATCACCTACGTCGCGGTGGCCGCCTCGGTGTTCTTCCGCTTCTTCACCGCCTTCACCGGCCTCTGACACCCACCGGTCGCGGTGCTCCCACGGGGGTCGACACCGTCGACGGTGTCAGACCCAGCTTGCCCATCAGACTCATCATCCGTGGCCCATGTTCCGCTGACAGACATCGGGTGATCGCCGGCCGCGTCCGGTCGGACGCGTTGCATCAGGTCGCCATCGCAGGGGCTCGGGATCCCGTCTTGGAAGGTATTACCGCTGTAGCGCTTCGATCGGCATCTGACGTTGGTACCTCGCCAGGGTAATGTCATCCTTCAGTCGCGATCATGCTTTCCGAGGTCCGAGGTCCGAGGTCCGAGGTCCGAGGTCCGAGGTCCGAGGCCACGATGCCGCGAGTCCACCGTGAGAGGGAGTCCTGATGGGACGCATGGCGTACGACCTCAGTATGGACAGCACTCTGGCCTTGGCTTGGCAGGGCTATGAGTTCGTGTCCCGGCGGTGTGAACGGTACGGAACCGATGTGTTCCAGACCCGCCTGCTGCTGGAGCCGACGGTGTGTCTGCGCGGTGCGGAGGCCGCGCAGGTCTTCTACGACGCCGACCGGTTCCAGCGACGAGGTGCCTTCCCAATGCGGGTGCAGAAGACGCTGCTCGGTGTCGGTGGCGTGCAGGGCCTAGACGGACAGACCCACCGGGCGCGCAAGCAGATGTTCATGGATCTCATGACCCCGCACGACATCCGTACTTTGACGGGCCTGGTCGCCGACGGCTGGAGAGCCCGGATTATCGGGTGGGAAGCCGCTGACCGCATCGTGCTGTACGAGGAGGTCGGGCAGATCCTGTGCCAGGCGGTCAGTAGCTGGGTCGGTGTCCCCGTCACCGAGTCCCAGGTCAGGGGCCGCACCCAGTCCTTGCACGCCATGATCGAGGCTCCCGCTGCGGTCGGTCCCCGGCACTGGCGGGGCCGGCGCGCCCGCCACGGGGCCGAACAAGCCATTGCGGACCTGGTGGATCGGGTACGCCGCGGGGAGCACGCTGCCCCGGAGGGCAGCGCCTTGCAGGTCGTGTCCACTCACCGCGAGCCTGGTGGGCAGCTGTTGGGCAGCCGGATTGCCGCGGTCGAGCTGCTCAACCTCGTGCGTCCCACGGTCGCGGTCGACCGCTTCATCATCTTCGCGGCCTTGGCCCTGCACCAGCACCCCCAGTGGCGAAGCCGGTTGCGCCAGGGCGGTGACCGCGACGCCGAGTTGTTCGTTCAGGAGGTCCGCCGCTTCTATCCTTTCTTCCCGATGGTCGGTGCTCGGGTGCGCACTGCCTTCGATTGGCAGGGCGTGCACTTCCCCCAGGGGCGTAGAACGCTCCTGGACCTGTACGGCACCAACCACCACCCCGACCTGTGGGAGAACCCCGAGATCTTCGATCCGGACCGCTTCACCACTTGGGACGGCGGCGCCTACGGTCTCATCCCACAAGGCGGCGGGGATCACCACATCGGCCACCGGTGCGCGGGGGAGTGGATCACCATCGCCCTGATGAAGGCGGCGCTGGCCATCCTGACGCGGGAGATGACCTATGACGTCCCGTCCCAGGATCTGCGGATCAGCCTGCGTCGCATGCCCACCCTGCCATCCAGCGGATTCGTGATCTCCGACGTGCGCTCCGTACCGTCGAGCGCAACGGTGGGGGGAGGGCCGCGATGACGTGGGTGTGGGTGGTGGGCTTGGTCTTGGCGGCATTCGCCACCCGCTGGGGCGCTGAGCAGCTGGCCGCTCCCCTGAAGGCGGTACGGCAGCGGTACGGGTTCACCGGCGCCGCCGGCGGCCCACTGGTCGCTCTCGGCAGCGCCAGCCCCGATGTCGGCATCAACGTCGTCAGCGCGGCCACCGGGGCCGGAGCGGTCGGACTGGGCAGCATGCTCGGCTCCACCGTGGTCTCGATCCCGATCACCGTCGCGGTCGGCTACGCGGCGTTTCGGAAGAACCGGGCGACCAGCGACAAGAAACCTGCCGAGCAGGGCGAGGGCCTGCGGATCGAGAAGGGCGCGGTGCTCATCGATGCACTGCCCTACCTTGCCGTCGTCGCCCTGTTCGCGGTGCTCATCCTGCCTCCGGCCTGGCGAGGGTTGCAGCCGATCGATGGCTTGATCGCCGTGGTCGCATACGTCATCTACCTCGGGCAGGCCCTCTTCCGCGGTCGTGGTGGTGAACGTGGTCAGGTCTCGTGGTCGGGGAAACAGACCCTGCTGACGCTCGGCGGTGTAGCCGCACTTGCCGTGGGTTCCTACGTCCTCGTCACCGGAACCCAGCAGATCGGTTCAGCGCTTGGCCTGGCACCGCTGGTCAGCGGGCTGTTCATCACCGCGTTCATGACTGCTCTGCCGCAGGTGTTCACCACCTGGTCCGTGGTCCGCAGTGGGCAGGTGACCAGCGGGATCACCAGCGTCTTCGCCGACCACACCATGACCTTCACGCTTGCGGTGCTGCCTCTGGCGATCGTGACCGTGCCGGTGCAGAACTACCCGGTCGTGCTCACCGTCATGGCTTTCGTTGCGCTCATGCCGGTGCTCTTCGCCGTTCTGAGCTACCGCCGCGAACGCCACGACTCCTACGGGTTCATCCTCCGCGATGTCGTCATGCTCGGTGGGGCTCTGATCGCATATCTCCTGTGCACTGCCGCCGTTCTCTTCTTCCTGGCCGGAGCCGGCGGCCGCTGATAGGGCGAAACCTGGGACAGAGCCTCCACGGGACCTGGTGCGATTCACTCCGGCACGTGGTTCGCGTGCATGTTACTGGGGGGAAGCCTTAGGTGAATGCCAACCGCCTCCAGGGCGCTGACTCCGCTTGCAGCAAAGGGAGTTCCGGAGGATTTCTCCTCGGCTGCTTCTTCGATGCTGCCGGTATATCCGGGCAGCACCAGAGCGCACCCCAGGACGAGGGCGGTGATGGTGGCAGAGCGCTTCACGGGTGACCTTTGCTGGATGTCTGAGTACCGGGCACCGGCACCGGCCGGTCGATGCGCCAAGAAGATATCCGCCTGGCCGTGGTGGTGCCTGGATGGGCGCTGCGAAAGGGGCCCTTCTCGGGCCCGGAAATCAAGGAAGTGCTGGGGCGGGGTGCCGTGATCGGGACGCCATCGCAGGGCGGCGCCGGGAGTATCCCTGATGCGCGCCCCAGCGCCGCGGGGCAGCGGCCCATGGGTTCTTTCCGTGCCTGTTTCTGCAATCCGTTCCCTGCTGGATCACGACGAATCCCGCCCCGTAGCTGGCGGTCTACGCCGCCGGGGTTACAGCCCGGAGTAAGAGTGCAGGCCGGTGAAGACCGTGTTGACGACGGCGAAGTTGAAGATGACGCACAGGTATCCGACGATGGACAGCCAGGCTGAGCGGGTGCCGGTCCAGCCGCGGGTGGCGCGAGCGTGCATATAGGCGGCGTAGACGACCCAGATCACGAACGTCCAGACTTCTTTGACGTCCCAGCCCCAGTAGCGGCCCCAGGACTGCTCGGCCCAGATGGCGCCGGCGGCCAGGGTGAAGGTCCAGAACGCGAAGCCGATCGCGTTGAGCCGGAAGGACAGGTTCTCCAGCGCCTGGGCGGAGGGCACCATGCCCAGGAAGCCCATGCCGGGGGCCTCACCGGCCAGAATGGCTTTCTCCCGGCGGGCCTGCAGCAGTTGGAGGACGGCCATGGCGAAGGTGATGGTGAAGATCCCGGAGGCGGCCACGGCGATGGACACGTGGATGACCAGCCACCAGGACTGCAGCGCGGGGACCAGCGGGCCCACCGGGGTGGGGAAGCCGATGGTGGCGGCGGTGAGCATGATCACCACGAGCCCGGTGACAAGGGTGCCCACGAAGCGCAGGTCCCTCAGCAGCAGCGCACCCAGGTAGACCCCGGCCACGACGAGTGCCCCGGTGGTGGCGAACTCGTACATGTTGCCCCAGGGCACCCGTCCGGCGGCCACCGCCCGGGCCATCACGGCCACGGCGTGCAGGGCGAAGGCCAGGACCATGACGGTCACGGCCGCCCGGGCCGCTGGGCGGCGGGTCCCGGTGTAGCGCATGGAGGAGTCAGCGACGTGTTCGGCCAGCACCGACTGGGCGGAGGCCGGGTACCCGCGGCCGCGGTCACCGGTGCCCAGCCCGGCCCGGGAATCATCGGCCTCCACCGTGTTCACCGTGGCAGTGGTTGCCGCGCCGACCAGTTGCCCTTCCGATCTGTTGTGTTGCTCGGGTCGGGCCCTGCGCAGGATCTTGGAGTGGGAGGCCATGTCCCAGGCGAAGGCCACAAAGGCCACCAGGTAGGTCATGGCGGCCAGGAGCATGAACAACTGGCTCCAGGCGCCCAGGTCCTCATTGACGGTCATCGGTGGTGTCCTCTCAGTTGTGGGCCGGCCCGCTGTGGGCCCTGCTCGTTTTGGGGTGTGCGGCAGCGTCAGCGGGCGGGGGCGCGGTGCCCCACTGCTGGGTGAACAGCTCGCCCAGCCGCTGCGCCTCGGCCGCCAGCCGGGGGTCCTCCCCGCGAGCCAGCAGACCGTACTCCAGGATTGTGGTTGGGGCCCCGTCCTTGTCGACGCCTTTCGAGGCCCTCACCCAGAGGCGGCGGCGGGCGATGAACATCGACATCAACAGGCCCGTGAAGGCCAGCACGAAGGACACGAAGGCGCCCGTCCGTCCCGGGTCGTAGACGATATCCAGGCCCACGTAGCGCTTCACATCGAGGAACTCGATGCTGCCCTTGCCCTGGGGCAGCTCGTAGACCGGGCCCGCGGCATCCAGGGTGATCGGCCCATCGGGGGTAAGCATGCCGTTGAGCTCGGTGAGCCCTTCGACGTCAAGCGCGTAGACGTTCTGGGGGACTCCGGAGTCCAGTCCGAGGTCCCCGGAGTAGGAGGACAGGATCAGCTTCGGGTTGGCCAGTCCCGGATCCGCCGACCGCGGGAGCCCATCGGCCCCGGTGACGGCGGTGGGCAGCAGCAGGCCGGTGAAGCCTAGCTGGTCCGGGGCAGCGTCGGGGACCTTGAGCACGAGTGAGGAGGTGTAGACCCCGTCGGAAGGAATGCCCACCACCGGCCCCTCGAAGGCGACGTCGCCGTTGCCGTCGGTCACCCGGATCAGGGGGGCGTAGCCGTTGCCGATCAGGAACGACTTCACCCCGTCGACGTTGACCGGGGCGTTGACCTTCAGGGTCTCCTGCCGCGGCTGTCCTCCGGGTTGCTGGACGGTGACCTCGGCGGTGAAGTCCACCGGAGTCCCGTACTGACTGGGAACGGCGGTGTCGCGGTAAAACTCGACCTCGAAGTTCTCCAGGGTGAGGGAGAACGGCTCCAGCTGGTCGGCGTCGAAGTTGGTGCCCGGGATGAACGCGTCGTAGTTGATCAACGAGTTGGCGAACGAATCGCCCTCCACGAGGATCTTCTGGCCCTTGAAGCCGAACAGGGACCCCACGGCCACGGAGACCAGCACGCCCAGCAGCGCCAGGTGGAAGACGACGTTGCCGACCTCCTTCCACATTCCCCGCTCGGCGGCCACCGACGGCGCCGGTCCTCCTGTGTCGCGCACGGCCACCCGGTAGCCGCGCTTGCCCAGCAGGCGGGCGGCCTGGGCCACGACCTCGTCCGGGGCCGGGGCGTCCGCGGGCCCACCGAGGACCAGGCGGCGGTGCTCGGGCAGCCGTTCCAGCCGTTTAGGGGTGCGCGGGGGCCGCGCCCGCCAGGCCCGCCAGTGCTTGCCCGCCCGGGGCAGTACGCACCCCACCAAGGAGACAAACAGCAGGATGTAGATCGCGGAGAACCACACGGAGGAGAACACGTCGAAGAACTGCAGCCGGTCCAGCCACGGGCCCAGGGTCGGGTTGGCATCGATGTAGTCGGCCACCGCACCCGTGTCCTGGATCCGCTGCGGGAAGGTCGAGCCGGGCACCGCCGCCACCGCCAGCAACAGCAGCAGGAACAGGGCGGTGTTCATCTTCGTCAGCTGCGCCCACGCCCACCGGGCCATCCCGACCGGCCCCAGCGCCGGCAGCTCGACATCCCTGGGGTTCTTGCCGGGTCCGGTGGGCGAAGAGCCTCGGGGGTCCCTGCCGGGGGTGTCCTCAGGGGTGCTCTGCCTGCTGCTAGTGGTGCTCATGGTGACCTTTCAGCTCCCTGTGCGGGGACGGCGGAGGGGGTGCCGGAAGTCATGCTGTCTCGGCCACCGTGTCCTC is from Kocuria rosea and encodes:
- a CDS encoding C40 family peptidase, coding for MAFFKHTSARHRAETPSCRARNTTIAAAAGVAILGSVAPAQAYAELPAAPAATSWAPASSSLGSQGSYVTPAPVAAQTASSVSPQSTAITEIAPATGGIVGTAMQGVGTGYVWGGTSFGAWDCSGFTGWVYAQQGIDIPRTSFQQIAAATPTSTPQPGDLVSQNGGNHIGIYIGGGKMVSALNPTQGTFVHSVNAMPLDGYYTYR
- a CDS encoding ArsR/SmtB family transcription factor; translated protein: MRILSPVEVMSRFGKALADPTRAAVLLQLQQGPAVPSELAAQIGVSRQILSNHLACLRDCGLVVGVPAGRNVRYELSDPKLAHALEDLLGTILTVEAVCQCGTPECAAEELAGAASTQEVPA
- a CDS encoding cation diffusion facilitator family transporter; this encodes MSGEHDHAHGATGRRGKLAVVFAITATIMVAEIIGAVISGSLALLADAGHMFTDSAGLLIALIAATLALKPATDKRTWGYKRAEIVAAAAQASVLLAVGGFVAVEGIRRLLEPPEVESSAMLWFGVIGLVGNIIGLIILASGRGENLNMKAAFLEVANDALGSVAVIVSAIVIATTGWTQADAIVSLLIAALIVPRALILLRDTIEVLMETTPKGLDLDEVRTRLESLPHVVGVHDLHASRIDSDTPVLSAHVTVHDGCLSAEHAGVVLADLQACVARDFDVAIEHSTFQIEPASHRGDETLRH
- a CDS encoding DsbA family protein, whose translation is MSTTASTSAPQRKPSKAKILVWILLVAIVAAVAIPILIARANSTPEVPEDVGQLVRENSRVLSKAPDEQAVLVEFLDYECEACRAAYPFVEDLRAEYGDTVTFVHRYFPLPGHRNSVNAAVAVEAAAQQGQYEAMYQRMFETQAEWGESAEDQSALFRGFAEDLGLDMAAFDAAVADPATEERIKLDVADGEALGVAGTPTFYLDGEVLNPESLEAFRAAVETAATD
- a CDS encoding cytochrome c oxidase assembly protein, coding for MTLTVLWVALSSSGATAAREVLDPGAMVRWGLPAATTVHHLAMSITWAGLVFATTVVPRSTPAHGARTPGAEHPAFARVLNVAAGAAAVWTLAAVAIIVLSYADTIGAPVSGSTEFTGQLGYYVTRLIPGQAWAVTAVMAALTTTLAVLARSPGPVTATTVVALAAVIPLSQLGHVAGVDDHNGAVNALALHLLGAGIWTGGIIVLALLVPLLTTPQATHGVLVRFSALAAVAFVVVAVSGVINTVYRIGGWDGLASGYGALVIAKTIATVALGVLGYLNGRVIAAGPASRGRVWRLITVEAFILCAVMALGVALGRTPTPVPLEREPDITAAEILTGYLLPPPLSASGWVTQWRLDWLWIAVAILAACLYLAGARRLRYTRTPWPVARTVAFLAGLVLLVYVTCGLPAVYAPILFSIHTTAHLLLAFPVPLLLIAGRPGLLAAALVPARTDGSTGARELTTAWRTSRTGALMAHPIPAAVLVLAGLGVFYYTPAFALALHTHVGHELMNTTALVLGLIFAAAVLVPPRDRAAVHTQALTLVGTATALGLWAGATALSPALIQPEWFSGLGRDWGPAPLADQQSAASSILLAGALPLLATALAVLARRPQADTPVIDNGTVKDTHHG
- a CDS encoding vitamin K epoxide reductase family protein, which produces MADPTTSTTHHTDAGPATETHLPGFARYRPFAVLLLVTGVIGWIASGVLVLERLALYRDPGHVTSCDINPWVSCGQVMGTWQSELFGFPNPLIGIVAFAVVITTAMAALSGARFGRWYWIGLQVGVTAGAVFAIWLWSQALFSIYILCLYCMIVWAAMIPLTILLTIRNMVHGIIPAPPGLARFAADWAWTLVAITYVAVAASVFFRFFTAFTGL
- a CDS encoding cytochrome P450 translates to MAYDLSMDSTLALAWQGYEFVSRRCERYGTDVFQTRLLLEPTVCLRGAEAAQVFYDADRFQRRGAFPMRVQKTLLGVGGVQGLDGQTHRARKQMFMDLMTPHDIRTLTGLVADGWRARIIGWEAADRIVLYEEVGQILCQAVSSWVGVPVTESQVRGRTQSLHAMIEAPAAVGPRHWRGRRARHGAEQAIADLVDRVRRGEHAAPEGSALQVVSTHREPGGQLLGSRIAAVELLNLVRPTVAVDRFIIFAALALHQHPQWRSRLRQGGDRDAELFVQEVRRFYPFFPMVGARVRTAFDWQGVHFPQGRRTLLDLYGTNHHPDLWENPEIFDPDRFTTWDGGAYGLIPQGGGDHHIGHRCAGEWITIALMKAALAILTREMTYDVPSQDLRISLRRMPTLPSSGFVISDVRSVPSSATVGGGPR